The Lepeophtheirus salmonis chromosome 1, UVic_Lsal_1.4, whole genome shotgun sequence genome has a segment encoding these proteins:
- the LOC121125911 gene encoding uncharacterized protein isoform X2: MELGQDVKLAHKLNHKVISSQPVEKCNNDDLSLRFFHESTLKALNHYASIDEQFVSFKETGQVMGTLKRFWNCVNLNSNSIYVQKKDDSLKPISVNEREQIIFLVKFAEWIKGWEEYSKKNGGGLSSETFHAAYQTSIGLAHLVTYLLDEKNVEFVFLCKINSDPIEKRFGWYRQLSGGNYYISCRQFFEAEKIIRVSLLLKSKIKSISSIFVDTKELNDASEEDISSFVALISSNCSMELESLQGLEPLIYFVCGYVTYSILKPWNRECCTNFLSSNGGVTFSMDELGNYQELDSFINEINKGGFKKPSDIIYLLGGHLYELLQYVFTNEEVRNIILSMTAPRSVFVLGARRFLSSHHLTATWFEKSSCSNNHLLSTTFFNQIASKLFNMFAKNFVSEANSQLHANNKKRKSTPRKSVSPKKKLIKEKSKKEQSD, from the coding sequence ATGGAACTAGGTCAGGATGTGAAATTAGCTCATAAACTGAACCATAAAGTCATTTCTTCTCAACCAGTTGAAAAATGTAACAATGATGATCTATCTCTGAGATTTTTTCACGAATCGACCCTGAAAGCCCTCAACCATTATGCATCAATAGATGAACAATTCGTAAGCTTCAAAGAAACGGGCCAAGTGATGGGTACTCTGAAACGCTTTTGGAATTGTGTAAATCTAAATTCAAACTCCATCTATGTCCAAAAAAAGGATGATTCTCTAAAGCCAATTTCTGTTAATGAGAGAGAGCAAATCATTTTCTTGGTTAAGTTTGCAGAGTGGATTAAAGGGTGGGAGGAGTACTCTAAGAAAAACGGAGGAGGGTTATCTTCAGAGACATTTCATGCTGCTTATCAAACATCAATTGGACTAGCCCATTTAGTCACTTATTTACTGGATGAAAAGAATGTGGAGTTTGTCtttctttgtaaaattaattcgGACCCAATAGAAAAACGTTTTGGATGGTACAGACAACTTTCAGGTGGAAACTATTACATCAGTTGTAGACAGTTTTTTGAAGCGGAAAAAATCATTCGTGTTAgtctacttttaaaatcaaaaatcaaatcaatatccTCCATTTTCGTGGATACCAAAGAGTTAAATGATGCAAGTGAAGAGGATATCTCTAGTTTTGTTGCCCTTATATCTTCCAATTGTTCAATGGAATTAGAATCCCTTCAAGGACTCGAAccacttatttattttgtatgtggtTATGTTACCTACTCTATTTTAAAACCTTGGAATCGGGAATGCTGCACCAACTTCTTGTCTTCAAATGGAGGGGTTACTTTCTCAATGGATGAGTTGGGAAATTATCAGGAATTGGACTCCTTTATTAACGAAATCAATAAAGGAGGTTTTAAAAAACCTagtgatataatttatcttcttGGAGGACATCTCTATGAACTCTTACAATATGTTTTCACGAATGAAGAAGTtcgtaatattattttatccatgaCGGCTCCAAGAAGCGTCTTTGTGCTAGGTGCACGAAGATTTCTCTCTTCACATCATCTAACTGCAACATGGTTTGAGAAATCATCATGCAGTAATAACCATCTACTCAGCaccactttttttaatcaaattgcatctaaattatttaatatgtttgctAAAAATTTCGTGTCTGAAGCAAACAGCCAACTTCATgcaaataataagaaaaggaaaagtaCTCCAAGGAAATCTGTAtctcccaaaaaaaagttaataaaagaaaaatcaaagaaagaaCAATCTGATTGA